From a single Labrenzia sp. PHM005 genomic region:
- a CDS encoding DUF642 domain-containing protein — translation MPAQTDGTWGNLQAWPIIGIHSVVMDDGRVLTFGTDNKGMQGGQFIYDIYNPVTGEHETLTNTTTTDIFCSAAMIIPGEDKILIAGGDGRPDGKPNTGVNDVNILDMKTGELYAAPDGDMVNQRWYPTMVSLDNGQMIMLGGSDSAGRHMATPEIYTYGEGWKPLTGATDANLGVSGHYPRAFLDTDGKVVYFATGGGGNGQIEVMSLDPSGNGSVTQIGTLPFYAAWDNPAVQYDSGKILIQDTGSGLWSMDISGGGVSFEKVGDMGAERNWSNMTTLADGTVLINGGSARGNTEAAANHTAMIWDPKDNSLTTTVDEASSRLYHSTSVLLNDGTILSAGGGAAGFAEKNYLDAQAYKPSYLYDDNGNLADRPVVEIAPSEVHAGSAYNIRVDDGADVARITMVKNGASTHAFNMGTGFVEVPFKAGSGDNITVYTPTVEQGLSSGSWMMFVWDKNGVPSIAPNIDVQPSNVPLAEDPENILVNGSFEVPNPTDKMTTVNQMEGWTSSNGRFEIHGDKNIDANATHGHTALGLDGASGAVSQTVDTVRGQTYDLSFTYETEAMGANIWKIGLEVLWNDEIIATLKPDNGDVGSYDFKVVGTGGDDKLTFQATKDTNLLLGGLVDNVVLKSDGTDPVPMPDPVDPDPVDPDPVDPDPVDPDPVDPDPVDPANLLTNGSFETSEEVTNWETHSSLTGWQSSRNNFELWQDGYEGIAATDGKTALEIDSERGVISQSVATQENKTYDLTFDYEVRTGHSDRAGMDILWNGSVVQTVKPGHSDPGSYSVTVVGTGGNDELSFRASDGTHPSIGGLLDNVVLKEGASAPVDPDPVDPDPVDPDPVDPDPVDPDPVDPDPVDPTNPVNEVNDIATETQWVTGTADKDVFVINGQSKDYGWGPTEDGTGTVVWGPTGFDILKDFEEIRFDDLSVPLTSEDGSYQDVAGVTQYLTGTTDNDRFVIDGKASDFGWGPTNDGTGVVVWGASGFDILHGFESLEFSDMSVPLTTGSGQVQDIAGVTQYLTGTEGQDSFKIDGNAADYNWGATEDGAGVVVWSGNDFDILYDFEELAFNDQSVAIDQLA, via the coding sequence ATGCCGGCACAAACCGATGGAACTTGGGGCAATTTGCAAGCATGGCCGATCATTGGAATTCATTCCGTTGTCATGGATGACGGACGGGTTCTGACTTTTGGCACCGACAACAAGGGCATGCAGGGCGGTCAATTTATCTACGACATCTACAACCCGGTGACCGGCGAGCACGAAACGCTGACCAACACCACGACAACCGACATTTTCTGTTCGGCGGCCATGATTATTCCGGGAGAAGACAAGATCCTGATCGCGGGCGGCGATGGCCGGCCGGACGGCAAGCCCAACACCGGCGTCAACGACGTCAACATCCTGGACATGAAAACCGGCGAATTATATGCCGCTCCGGATGGCGACATGGTCAATCAGCGCTGGTATCCGACCATGGTGTCCCTGGACAACGGCCAGATGATCATGCTCGGCGGCAGCGATTCAGCCGGGCGCCATATGGCAACACCGGAAATCTACACCTATGGCGAAGGCTGGAAGCCATTGACCGGTGCAACGGATGCCAATCTGGGCGTTTCCGGGCATTATCCGCGCGCCTTTTTGGATACGGACGGTAAGGTTGTTTACTTCGCCACTGGCGGCGGCGGCAACGGCCAGATCGAAGTCATGTCGCTGGATCCGTCAGGAAACGGTTCGGTCACTCAGATCGGCACCCTCCCCTTTTACGCAGCCTGGGACAATCCTGCCGTCCAATACGATTCCGGCAAGATCCTCATTCAGGACACCGGCAGCGGCCTGTGGAGCATGGATATCTCGGGCGGCGGTGTGTCCTTCGAGAAAGTTGGAGACATGGGGGCCGAGCGGAACTGGTCAAACATGACCACGCTGGCCGACGGCACGGTTCTCATCAACGGCGGGTCCGCACGGGGCAACACAGAGGCAGCTGCAAACCATACGGCCATGATCTGGGATCCAAAAGACAACTCCCTGACAACAACGGTCGATGAAGCATCTTCCCGCCTCTACCACTCCACGTCTGTTCTTTTGAACGATGGGACTATCCTGTCTGCAGGGGGCGGAGCTGCCGGTTTTGCTGAGAAAAACTACCTCGACGCTCAGGCTTACAAACCGTCTTATCTGTATGACGACAACGGCAATCTCGCCGACCGTCCGGTCGTTGAAATCGCGCCTTCTGAGGTTCATGCCGGCAGCGCCTACAACATCCGCGTTGATGACGGCGCCGATGTCGCGCGCATCACCATGGTCAAAAACGGCGCGTCGACGCACGCCTTCAACATGGGTACTGGTTTTGTTGAAGTTCCGTTCAAAGCAGGTTCCGGCGACAACATCACCGTTTACACCCCAACAGTGGAACAGGGCCTGTCGTCTGGCAGCTGGATGATGTTTGTCTGGGACAAGAACGGTGTGCCGTCCATTGCGCCCAACATTGACGTTCAGCCATCCAATGTTCCCCTGGCAGAAGACCCAGAAAACATTCTGGTCAACGGCAGCTTCGAAGTCCCGAACCCGACCGACAAGATGACAACGGTCAATCAGATGGAAGGCTGGACCAGCAGCAACGGCCGCTTTGAAATTCATGGCGACAAGAACATAGATGCGAATGCCACACACGGTCATACGGCACTGGGCCTTGATGGCGCATCCGGCGCGGTTTCCCAGACCGTCGATACTGTCCGGGGCCAGACCTATGACCTGTCTTTCACCTATGAAACCGAAGCCATGGGCGCCAACATCTGGAAGATTGGCCTGGAAGTTCTTTGGAACGATGAGATCATTGCCACGCTCAAGCCCGATAATGGGGATGTTGGCTCCTATGACTTCAAAGTCGTCGGAACAGGCGGCGATGACAAGCTGACGTTCCAAGCAACTAAAGACACCAATTTGCTGCTCGGCGGTCTGGTGGACAATGTGGTCTTGAAATCCGATGGAACCGATCCGGTTCCAATGCCGGACCCGGTCGATCCCGATCCAGTCGACCCAGACCCGGTCGATCCGGATCCGGTTGATCCCGACCCGGTCGACCCGGATCCCGTAGATCCGGCAAACCTTTTGACCAATGGCAGCTTTGAAACCTCAGAAGAGGTCACAAACTGGGAGACACACAGCTCCCTGACCGGCTGGCAATCGAGCCGCAACAATTTCGAATTGTGGCAGGACGGCTACGAAGGCATTGCAGCCACGGACGGAAAAACCGCTCTTGAGATCGATTCTGAACGCGGCGTGATTTCGCAATCGGTCGCCACACAGGAAAACAAGACCTACGACCTGACCTTCGACTATGAAGTGCGCACCGGCCACAGTGACCGGGCCGGTATGGACATTCTGTGGAATGGATCTGTCGTTCAGACGGTAAAACCGGGCCACTCGGACCCGGGCAGCTACAGCGTCACGGTTGTCGGCACAGGCGGCAATGACGAACTCTCCTTCCGGGCCTCTGACGGAACGCATCCGTCCATCGGCGGGCTTCTGGACAATGTCGTACTGAAGGAGGGCGCTTCTGCGCCAGTCGATCCCGACCCAGTAGACCCAGACCCGGTAGATCCCGACCCGGTAGACCCAGATCCGGTAGACCCAGATCCGGTTGATCCAGACCCGGTAGATCCAACAAATCCGGTGAACGAAGTCAATGACATTGCCACTGAAACCCAATGGGTCACTGGCACAGCCGACAAGGATGTCTTTGTGATCAATGGACAATCCAAGGACTACGGCTGGGGTCCGACCGAGGACGGCACCGGGACTGTGGTTTGGGGCCCGACCGGCTTCGACATCTTGAAAGATTTCGAAGAAATCCGGTTTGACGATCTTTCCGTCCCGCTGACATCCGAAGACGGCAGCTACCAGGATGTTGCCGGGGTGACCCAGTATCTGACCGGAACCACGGACAATGACCGGTTTGTGATTGACGGCAAAGCCTCTGATTTTGGCTGGGGGCCGACCAACGACGGAACTGGCGTTGTTGTCTGGGGTGCCTCCGGCTTTGACATTCTCCACGGCTTTGAAAGTCTTGAGTTTTCAGACATGAGCGTGCCGCTGACAACCGGTAGCGGGCAGGTTCAGGATATCGCTGGAGTGACCCAATATCTCACCGGCACCGAAGGCCAGGACAGCTTCAAGATCGACGGCAACGCTGCTGATTACAATTGGGGCGCCACCGAGGACGGCGCAGGTGTCGTCGTATGGTCCGGAAACGACTTCGACATTCTTTATGATTTCGAAGAACTGGCCTTCAACGACCAATCCGTTGCCATTGATCAACTCGCCTAA